In Bacillus sp. FJAT-45037, the following are encoded in one genomic region:
- a CDS encoding sensor histidine kinase, with product MKLATKLLIAIFLSTVFVIIITNLSFYHISKSYYKHQLQEEVEKRLEAHAKVLAVHSNVTTLDHVMIMEAGQEENSFVIFDHAFEVIQSSRPLTNEEITAYQEWIILHADQLKKTEFVETMEEHIPHAWSFAPFSSEEGVSGYLFLDQDTGSFEATRYNLLLLTFVIGFLAVCLAVILSVYLSKRLTAPVKKAQLLTRKIALGDFEVDVPSSTSKDEVSELLTDISLMAKSLKEYRDERQQLFTNISHDLRTPLTYIKGYSALLKDQQLEPTVVKEQSNVIYQEASRMEHLVNDLFQLMKYEEGEYQLEEERTNIYDFFAQLQAKIQLDLKAKQLHFNVHANNMDINVSIDQMQFERAIMNVLSNAIRYTDPGGQIDVTLSKEETLCLVQIKDNGFGIPKQDLQRIWERFYRVDASRSTKLGGSGLGLAITKEIIHLHKGEISVSSKIGEGATFLIKMPAE from the coding sequence TTGAAGCTTGCTACAAAATTATTAATTGCCATCTTCTTATCTACTGTTTTTGTCATTATTATTACGAACCTTTCTTTTTATCACATATCTAAATCTTATTACAAACATCAGCTTCAAGAAGAAGTAGAGAAAAGGCTTGAAGCCCATGCGAAGGTATTAGCAGTCCATTCAAACGTGACAACCCTTGATCATGTCATGATAATGGAAGCAGGACAAGAGGAAAACTCATTTGTGATTTTTGATCATGCATTCGAAGTGATTCAGAGTTCAAGACCCCTTACTAATGAAGAGATCACCGCTTATCAAGAATGGATCATTTTACACGCTGATCAATTAAAAAAGACTGAATTTGTTGAAACGATGGAAGAACATATTCCCCATGCATGGTCTTTCGCACCTTTTTCATCAGAAGAAGGAGTAAGCGGATATTTGTTCCTTGATCAAGATACAGGAAGTTTTGAGGCAACGAGATACAATCTCTTACTGTTAACTTTTGTGATTGGATTTCTTGCCGTTTGCCTAGCCGTTATATTAAGCGTTTATTTGTCAAAGCGTCTGACAGCTCCTGTGAAAAAAGCCCAGCTGCTTACTAGAAAAATTGCATTAGGTGATTTTGAAGTAGATGTCCCTTCGTCTACTAGTAAGGATGAAGTATCAGAATTATTAACAGATATTTCATTAATGGCAAAAAGTCTGAAAGAATACCGCGATGAAAGACAGCAGTTATTTACAAATATTTCTCATGATCTAAGAACTCCGCTAACCTACATCAAAGGTTATTCAGCATTATTAAAAGATCAGCAACTAGAGCCAACAGTCGTAAAAGAGCAATCAAACGTCATCTATCAAGAAGCCTCTCGGATGGAACATTTAGTGAATGATTTATTTCAATTAATGAAATATGAAGAGGGAGAGTATCAGCTAGAGGAGGAAAGAACAAATATATATGATTTTTTTGCTCAATTACAAGCAAAAATACAGCTTGATTTAAAAGCAAAACAACTTCACTTTAACGTGCATGCAAATAACATGGATATAAATGTTTCAATTGACCAGATGCAATTTGAAAGGGCGATCATGAATGTGTTATCAAATGCCATCAGATATACAGATCCGGGAGGTCAAATTGATGTGACACTCTCTAAAGAAGAAACGTTATGCCTTGTACAGATAAAGGATAATGGGTTTGGAATTCCAAAACAAGATCTCCAGCGAATCTGGGAGCGATTTTATCGAGTAGATGCCTCTCGTTCTACTAAACTGGGCGGTAGCGGCTTAGGACTTGCGATCACGAAGGAAATCATTCACTTACATAAAGGGGAGATTTCTGTTTCTAGTAAAATAGGAGAGGGCGCAACGTTTTTAATTAAAATGCCTGCTGAATAA
- a CDS encoding response regulator transcription factor has translation MKKILIIDDEKQMQKLIEVCIQSSDYQIISLSSAIEAKPLLEGENIHLILLDIMMPEMTGFELLSYMNECNKNIPVILITAIDETDAVVRGLELGAYDFITKPFEPRELKARVNSVIKRTQHLVEELSTIVRFEVKCDSLQRVFTYKGQLIPFTNKEYQLFSRFFNYPGRVYTRDQLLTLEWEEEDRFNRNVDVHIKHIRDKLNKVGLPRPIIETIWGVGYKMPVEGSE, from the coding sequence ATGAAGAAAATTTTAATTATTGATGATGAAAAGCAAATGCAAAAGTTGATTGAAGTCTGTATTCAGTCAAGCGATTATCAGATCATAAGTTTATCTAGTGCCATTGAGGCAAAACCCTTACTTGAAGGCGAAAATATCCACCTCATATTATTAGATATTATGATGCCAGAGATGACAGGCTTTGAATTATTATCCTATATGAATGAATGTAATAAAAACATCCCAGTCATCTTAATCACAGCTATAGATGAAACAGATGCAGTTGTTCGTGGACTCGAGCTAGGTGCTTATGATTTTATTACAAAACCATTTGAGCCCAGAGAGCTAAAAGCAAGAGTAAACTCCGTCATCAAGCGAACTCAGCATCTAGTTGAAGAGCTTTCTACCATCGTTAGGTTTGAGGTGAAATGTGATTCATTGCAACGGGTGTTTACTTATAAAGGACAATTAATTCCTTTTACTAATAAAGAATATCAATTGTTTTCACGGTTCTTTAATTACCCAGGGCGTGTGTATACACGTGATCAACTCCTCACTCTTGAATGGGAGGAAGAGGATCGTTTCAACCGGAATGTAGATGTTCATATTAAGCATATTAGAGATAAATTAAATAAGGTTGGGCTCCCGAGGCCTATAATTGAAACTATATGGGGAGTGGGGTATAAGATGCCTGTAGAGGGGAGTGAATAA
- a CDS encoding F510_1955 family glycosylhydrolase translates to MKKWLLAAGLVSILAGCSEAGNEVENFSHIHGLEYAHNEDAFYIATHHGLIKHAQGEWINVNSEKEQHDFMGFTIIDEDMMLSSGHPSHASDLENPLGLMKSTDSGVTWEPIALYTEVDFHLLHANKGDTNQIYAIDAYNSHFYHSEDGGYTWEQVETEGLPEPIGRTYSLTSHPQFPSHVLAGTEEGVYLSLDSGRTWEVMESESTATALESLNGKTEELIAYFVGELEGLYYSRDFGQTWESLDFTIENDMISYISQNPDQESEIILGSMQEAIYHTNDFGDSWSKLAENGNISQ, encoded by the coding sequence ATGAAAAAATGGTTATTAGCAGCAGGTTTAGTAAGTATCCTCGCTGGATGTTCAGAAGCAGGAAATGAAGTGGAGAATTTTTCTCACATACATGGGCTAGAATATGCTCACAATGAAGATGCTTTCTATATAGCGACTCATCATGGATTAATTAAACATGCCCAAGGGGAATGGATCAATGTAAACAGTGAGAAGGAGCAGCACGATTTTATGGGCTTTACGATTATTGATGAAGATATGATGCTCTCAAGTGGACACCCGAGCCATGCATCTGATTTAGAAAATCCTCTCGGGTTGATGAAGAGTACAGATTCAGGAGTAACATGGGAGCCTATCGCTCTCTACACAGAAGTAGATTTTCATTTACTTCATGCAAATAAAGGAGATACAAATCAAATCTATGCGATAGATGCCTATAATTCACACTTCTATCATTCAGAAGACGGCGGTTATACTTGGGAGCAGGTTGAAACTGAAGGGCTACCTGAACCAATTGGACGAACGTACAGTTTAACGTCTCATCCGCAATTTCCAAGTCATGTACTAGCAGGTACGGAGGAGGGAGTATATCTTTCTCTCGATAGCGGAAGAACATGGGAAGTAATGGAAAGTGAATCAACGGCTACAGCTCTTGAATCACTAAATGGAAAAACTGAAGAGTTAATTGCATATTTTGTTGGCGAATTAGAAGGTTTATACTATAGTAGAGATTTTGGTCAAACATGGGAGTCATTAGACTTCACTATAGAAAATGATATGATTTCCTACATTAGTCAAAACCCTGATCAAGAAAGCGAGATCATTCTTGGATCGATGCAGGAAGCAATTTATCATACGAATGATTTCGGGGACTCGTGGTCGAAGTTAGCTGAAAACGGAAATATTAGTCAATAA